The segment CTCGAGACCCTCCCCGTCATCGGCGCGCTGGATTTCGCGGGTTTCGAAGCCGCGGTCTACGCCGCGACCGGCTTTTCGGGCTGGGGGATCGAAGGTGCGGCCATCGCAACGATCGCCGCCCGCGGCGCGGCGACGCTCGTCGGACTCTGGATCCTGTTCGCGACGACCCGCGGTCCGGCGGTCTCGCTCGAGCACCTCCGACCGGACCTCGAGTTCATTGAGGACATCGTCCGTCTGGGCGTCCCGAGCATGGTCGAACAGTCGACGAGCGCGCTGGCGATGATCTCTCTGACCGCGATGGTCGTCACGTTCGCGCCGCCGGTCGTCGCCGCCTACGGCCTCGGAAACCGGCTCATCTCGCTGGTCTTTCTCCCGGCGATGGGACTCGGGCGGGCCATCGACACCGTCGTCGGGCAGAACCTCGGCGCGGACAGGGCGGACCGAGCGGGTCGCGCCGTGCGACTGGCCGCGACGACCGGTGCCGGGGTGATGATCCTCGTCGCCGTGGTCGCGGTCACGTTCACCGAACCGATCGTCAGCGCGTTCCTCGGCGACGTCGAAGACGCGCCTGAAACCATCGCGCTGGGTGTCGAGTACGTCCAGATCCGTTCGGTCGAGTTCGCCTTCATCGGCGTCTCGCAGGTGATCCTCGGCGCGTTCCGGGGAGCCGGAAACACGAAGACCGCCATGGTCCTCTCGATTCTGACCCTCTGGGTGGGTCGCGTCTCGAGCGTCTTCGTCCTCGTGTTCGTCTTCGATATGGGCGCCACCGGCGTCTGGATCGGGATGGCCGTCGGGAACGTCCTCGGAGCGATCGTTGGCGTCGGCTGGTTCGCCCGCGGGACCTGGCGAAACCGGTACATCGACGACCCCGAGCCAACACCCCGCGCTGAACCGATGGAAGACTAAGCCGCTCGCGCCGCCGATAGCACCGTCTCGTTTCGCCACAACACGCGCGCCAGACAGACGATTGAGAACGATCGAGACGACTCAGGACGGATGCTGGTGGCCGATCTTCTCGGCGACGATCCCGGGAACGGGCGTCGCACACTGCCTGCACTTCCACGTCCGCCCCGTGGTTCCGCGATCGGAAACGAGGTCTTGCTTGTACTCGAGGACCGCGCCACACGTACACTGATACGTCGTGCGGGACATCGCCGCGGTGTAGGTCCCGCGGCCGCTTAAGCGTACAGCCGGCCTCAGCACGTTCTTTCTCGCCGTCGAGTTGCGAGATCGGTTCGAGGGGTCGATACTCGAGCCCGACCCGTGAGGTGGGTGCTCGAGCCCGGCTCGCGAGATCGATTCGAAGTCGGGTATCGAGACCGGCCGACCATTTATATACCGTTCCGCGGCCAACGAGCCCATGGTAGATCGACCGACAGTCGACCGCCGAACCGTCCTGCGAACGATCGGCACGAACACTGCCGCCGCGCTCGCGCTCGTCTCGAGCGCGAGCGCGACCGATACCGAGCGAGCGGGCTCGGACACCGAAAAACAGCGAGAATCCACGACCGAGTGCGAGGACATCCCCACCGTTCCCGAGTCGGCGGCGAACCCGCCCGAGTCGTACGTTTCGACCGTCGACCGCATCGTCGACGGCGAACACGTCGTCATCTTACTCGAGGACGGCACCCGGACAGTCGATCAGATCGTCGTCCCGGCGGCGGAGCATCCGTGTCTCGAGGAAAACGATCGGATCGTCGCGACCGTTGCGGACGACGACCTGCGCTGTTTCCGGTGGCTCGCCGAGTGATCGTCGCCTCCGGACGAAACCCGCACGCTGGGGCCGATATCGCCGCTGAACCCCACCACTGGCGGCACTCTACCGTCCGCTGAAATCCGGCTCGCGGTCTTCCGTAAACGCGGCGACGCCTTCCATCATGTCCTGCGTGTGGAACATCCGCTCTTGCTCGCGCGCCTCGAGGTCGAGTTGCTCCTCGAGCGTGTTGGCGTTCGACCGGAGCAGAAGCCGTCGAATCGAGGAGTAGACGCGAGTCGGGCCGCTCGCGAGCGTCGTCGCGCGTTCGTGAACTCGTTGGTCGATGTCCGCGTCGCTCACGACTTCGGTGAGGAGCCCGATATCGG is part of the Halostagnicola kamekurae genome and harbors:
- a CDS encoding MATE family efflux transporter; protein product: MTEGSLIEPLFHLAWPIVVIQLLQVTYNVVDTLYLGRLSADAVGAISLAFPLIFLLIAVAGGFTTAGAILVAQYIGARGDRSAGLVAGQTVSFVAVLSVAIGIAGYFYTRPALDVLPSDPETAAAVVPLAADYMEVIFLGMPLMFGFFVFSALMRGYGDTRTPMLVMVISVAVNVVLDPIFIFGFDSNPLVGWLETLPVIGALDFAGFEAAVYAATGFSGWGIEGAAIATIAARGAATLVGLWILFATTRGPAVSLEHLRPDLEFIEDIVRLGVPSMVEQSTSALAMISLTAMVVTFAPPVVAAYGLGNRLISLVFLPAMGLGRAIDTVVGQNLGADRADRAGRAVRLAATTGAGVMILVAVVAVTFTEPIVSAFLGDVEDAPETIALGVEYVQIRSVEFAFIGVSQVILGAFRGAGNTKTAMVLSILTLWVGRVSSVFVLVFVFDMGATGVWIGMAVGNVLGAIVGVGWFARGTWRNRYIDDPEPTPRAEPMED